The Daucus carota subsp. sativus chromosome 2, DH1 v3.0, whole genome shotgun sequence genome includes a window with the following:
- the LOC108208104 gene encoding uncharacterized protein LOC108208104: MTNGWVKSLQCKSRAVDDVVHSSKQHYHSLISPSASCRKSVNSLNDVVENRKNKSKKHKTAPAPVKVVPEDLKKVGSRKNENGENLVGGRGRVRASGLTRHRHAPDAFFPALTELPEGHPSRNVVEIIFHTSWSPKAFSGRIEMVFKVQNLTRTVTRFEEYREIVKAKAVEAGLEGGSEDHARCVADGNEVMRFHCLGPTNSGPYDPCGGAWTFHAGRGAAICTFSGSGGAHESAGGGKGRRAMMVCRVIAGRIRKRVGFDTKDRVGCDSVSGENNELLVFDSHAVLPCFLIIYKL, translated from the coding sequence ATGACTAATGGTTGGGTTAAATCTTTGCAGTgcaagtcaagagcagttgatgATGTTGTGCATTCATCTAAACAGCATTATCATAGTCTTATATCGCCTTCTGCTAGTTGTAGGAAGAGtgttaatagtttaaacgacgTCGTGGAGAATAGAAAGAATAAGTCGAAGAAGCATAAAACTGCACCGGCGCCGGTGAAGGTGGTGCCGGAGGATTTGAAGAAGGTGGGGTCGAGGAAAAATGAAAATGGGGAAAATTTGGTGGGTGGGAGGGGGAGGGTCAGGGCGAGTGGGCTCACGCGCCACCGTCACGCGCCGGACGCGTTTTTCCCGGCGTTGACGGAGTTGCCGGAGGGTCATCCGTCGAGGAATGTGGTGGAGATAATATTTCACACGAGTTGGAGCCCAAAAGCGTTTTCGGGTCGGATCGAAATGGTGTTCAAGGTTCAGAATTTGACCCGGACGGTGACCCGGTTCGAGGAGTATCGAGAAATCGTGAAGGCGAAGGCGGTGGAAGCCGGTTTAGAAGGCGGCAGTGAAGACCACGCGCGGTGTGTTGCGGATGGGAATGAAGTTATGCGTTTCCATTGCTTGGGGCCCACCAACAGTGGCCCTTACGACCCTTGCGGCGGCGCGTGGACCTTCCACGCCGGCAGAGGAGCGGCGATATGCACTTTCTCCGGCAGCGGTGGGGCCCACGAGAGCGCCGGAGGTGGGAAGGGCAGAAGAGCTATGATGGTTTGTCGGGTCATAGCGGGTCGGATCCGGAAACGGGTCGGGTTCGATACCAAGGACCGAGTTGGGTGTGACTCGGTGAGTGGGGAAAACAACGAGTTGCTAGTATTCGATTCTCATGCGGTATTGCCTTGCTTTCTCATTATCTACAAActgtaa